In Jannaschia sp. S6380, a single genomic region encodes these proteins:
- a CDS encoding DMT family transporter, whose protein sequence is MNDNLRGAAFMMGSMATFTLNDAAIKFLAQDLPTFQVVFLRGIAATLLIAFLAYATGALARPIPRRDWPFVIGRSVAEVVSFFPFVLALTHMPLANVTAILQALPLTITAAGALFLGEAVGRRRWTAIGVGFLGVLLIVRPGGADFDGWSLVALSAMLTITARDLITRRLSRDVPSLKVAIFTAAGVMLLGLVLSLRQSWQPVAPAQGGLILAASAFIFGGYLFSIMAMRVGDVAAVTPFRYTALVWGLLLGWAVFDEWPDNLTLAGAALIAGPGLYTLWREGRAAPTPRPVAPR, encoded by the coding sequence ATGAACGACAATCTTCGCGGCGCGGCGTTCATGATGGGGTCGATGGCGACGTTCACCCTCAACGATGCGGCGATCAAGTTCCTGGCCCAGGACCTGCCAACCTTTCAGGTCGTCTTCCTTCGCGGCATCGCGGCCACGCTGCTTATCGCGTTTCTGGCCTACGCGACCGGCGCCCTGGCCCGGCCGATCCCGCGTCGCGACTGGCCCTTCGTGATCGGCCGTTCGGTGGCCGAGGTCGTGTCGTTCTTCCCCTTCGTCCTCGCGCTGACGCATATGCCGCTGGCCAACGTCACGGCGATCCTGCAGGCGCTGCCCCTGACGATCACGGCCGCCGGCGCACTGTTTTTGGGCGAGGCCGTGGGCCGGCGCAGGTGGACGGCGATCGGGGTCGGGTTCCTGGGCGTTCTGCTGATCGTGCGACCCGGCGGGGCGGATTTCGACGGTTGGTCGCTCGTGGCGTTGTCGGCGATGCTGACGATCACCGCGCGCGACCTGATCACGCGGCGCCTGTCGCGCGACGTACCCAGCCTGAAGGTCGCGATCTTCACCGCGGCGGGCGTCATGCTGCTGGGTCTCGTCCTGTCGCTGCGCCAATCTTGGCAACCGGTCGCGCCTGCGCAGGGCGGCCTGATCCTCGCGGCCTCCGCCTTCATCTTCGGGGGTTATCTGTTCTCGATCATGGCCATGCGTGTCGGCGACGTCGCCGCCGTCACTCCGTTTCGCTATACTGCGCTGGTCTGGGGCCTGCTGCTGGGCTGGGCGGTCTTCGACGAATGGCCCGACAACCTGACCTTGGCAGGTGCGGCCCTGATCGCGGGCCCCGGCCTCTATACGCTCTGGCGCGAAGGGCGGGCCGCGCCGACGCCGCGGCCGGTCGCGCCGCGCTAG
- a CDS encoding glycosyltransferase has protein sequence MSFRNRIVGVLRFSYPATDGFGASTLDEAALTALLYDPDRLARRFAYLETLTLPSLAAQTDGDFTCVILAGTSLPAPAQARLQALVARHSFLRLLFLDRTGALRAAKQAYRYAVEDDATTHVIGFRIDDDDAVARDYVALTRDRAAGLWQAGLLSGPTAIAFSRGIYWDMTAHDQPFHAYRELQPLGLACAMTTTADMPTCIYRYNHRRLACFVPTYMEPGDDAMFLRTLHDHNDSGRAIPPRAEPLPTARMRRVLADRFGIDADAAMALMSPQTAG, from the coding sequence ATGTCGTTCCGGAACCGCATCGTCGGCGTGCTGCGCTTTTCCTACCCGGCGACGGACGGCTTCGGCGCCTCGACGCTCGACGAGGCCGCGCTGACGGCACTTCTATACGATCCCGATCGGCTGGCCCGGCGCTTCGCCTATCTGGAGACGCTGACCCTTCCTTCGCTGGCCGCCCAGACGGATGGCGACTTTACCTGCGTGATCCTGGCCGGAACGTCGCTCCCCGCGCCGGCGCAGGCGCGGCTGCAGGCATTGGTGGCGCGTCATTCGTTCCTGCGCCTTCTGTTTCTGGATCGGACCGGAGCGCTGCGGGCGGCGAAACAGGCGTACCGGTACGCGGTCGAGGACGACGCGACGACGCATGTCATCGGGTTCCGTATCGACGACGACGATGCCGTGGCGCGCGACTATGTGGCGCTGACCCGCGACCGTGCCGCAGGCCTCTGGCAGGCGGGCCTCCTGTCGGGGCCGACCGCGATCGCCTTCAGCCGCGGCATCTATTGGGACATGACGGCGCACGACCAGCCGTTCCATGCCTATCGCGAACTGCAACCTCTCGGCCTGGCCTGCGCGATGACCACCACGGCCGACATGCCGACCTGCATCTATCGCTACAACCACCGCCGGCTGGCCTGTTTCGTTCCGACCTACATGGAACCCGGCGACGACGCGATGTTCCTGCGCACGCTGCACGACCACAACGACAGCGGCCGGGCCATTCCGCCGCGGGCCGAGCCGCTGCCGACGGCGCGCATGCGCCGTGTGCTGGCGGATCGGTTCGGCATCGACGCGGATGCGGCAATGGCCCTGATGTCTCCCCAAACGGCAGGCTGA